In a single window of the Delftia tsuruhatensis genome:
- a CDS encoding AP2/ERF family transcription factor, whose translation MKFNAKDFFLHANASGPPLQEALAGDGTALSAIPEDYSIVRTRMTTLNGRQLDLWTVNVRRRGRLVSRHFFDNAYGGRESANRMAQAYRDAVMRLFPPHTLLTLNTKPRTTNTSGVPGVRGICRNGKLVAWLAAIESGGQKYFKRFPIRQYGDERAKALAIAARQEFLASYSDRFTTVSPEATADAMRRFRPLLGRQIHGVDTPVTLSDAQLDRRKKLLNAWFDALQPSVVHVRLCVYHIKKRNHDALFIVVGHGKRLQRRNLSMKYRSYAECLPLAWSQVEVVLTQQLGMACWQDFQQRHRSAFFESAQARHLFIQYLYEPPGGNPLRNTPPAELLPMLQGLHIPLLSPA comes from the coding sequence ATGAAATTCAATGCAAAAGACTTTTTCCTGCACGCCAACGCCTCGGGCCCGCCGCTGCAAGAGGCGCTGGCCGGCGATGGAACGGCCTTGTCCGCCATTCCCGAGGACTACAGCATCGTGCGGACGAGAATGACCACGCTGAACGGCAGGCAGCTCGATCTGTGGACGGTGAACGTGCGGCGGCGGGGCAGGCTGGTCTCGCGCCACTTCTTCGACAATGCCTACGGCGGCAGAGAATCGGCCAACCGGATGGCGCAGGCCTACCGTGATGCGGTCATGCGGCTGTTTCCTCCCCACACACTGCTGACCCTCAACACCAAGCCGCGCACCACTAATACATCGGGTGTACCGGGTGTCCGCGGGATTTGTCGGAACGGCAAACTGGTCGCCTGGCTCGCAGCGATCGAAAGCGGCGGGCAGAAGTATTTCAAGCGCTTTCCCATCAGGCAGTACGGTGATGAACGGGCCAAGGCACTGGCCATTGCCGCACGTCAGGAGTTCCTCGCCAGCTACAGCGACCGCTTCACCACGGTAAGCCCCGAGGCCACGGCGGACGCCATGCGCAGATTCCGCCCCCTGCTGGGCCGGCAGATCCATGGGGTCGACACGCCAGTCACATTGAGCGATGCGCAGCTGGACCGGCGCAAGAAGCTGCTCAATGCCTGGTTTGATGCCTTGCAACCCTCCGTGGTCCACGTACGGCTTTGCGTCTATCACATCAAGAAAAGAAACCACGATGCATTGTTCATCGTCGTGGGCCACGGGAAGCGGCTGCAGCGCCGCAACTTGTCGATGAAATACCGCAGCTATGCCGAATGCCTGCCCCTGGCCTGGTCCCAGGTGGAGGTGGTGCTGACACAGCAACTGGGCATGGCCTGCTGGCAGGATTTCCAGCAGCGCCACCGCAGTGCCTTCTTTGAAAGCGCGCAGGCACGGCATCTTTTCATCCAATACCTGTATGAGCCGCCCGGCGGCAATCCGCTGCGCAACACTCCGCCCGCTGAACTGCTGCCCATGCTCCAGGGGCTTCATATCCCCTTGCTGTCGCCGGCCTGA
- a CDS encoding ATP-binding protein produces the protein MSDNAELPASQAFSPDSIPAALQTTQVHLDGLFDVLAKHLYSTPVVAIRELIQNAHDSISRRRLEDPDFTGPGRIDVLADPAAQTIIIRDNGSGLTEQELHRYLATLGNGYTRQLRSSDREGTDALIGLFGLGFLSAFVVAEQVLVNTTSYQTPGEGWRYRSSDGRRYAVQAVQARPVGTEIHLAMRSDFSHLCSSGVLKRVLGRYCALLREPLWFDEECVNAEPPPWRATEAGVAVHPAVLQRQRMAFAARMEQHFEPICVIPVEPEGLSDARGLLWVQDGATYGTSDNRHLSVYVRGMLLDDEARDLLPVWAGFIGGVIESNALTPTASREDLQRDDAYQATRQHLRQTLIQGLAHLAQTQAPAWARLLTRHNEALLGAALCEEDLFTVLADAVRLPTSQGDLPVRSLVREGRIHLSLGQSGGFEDVLFRVLQIPVARGDRYAVAGFLRQWVRDRGVLLIEVGTAAGNARMFREDDLPPTELAWLREQLAWGELVVPVRFGSGELPLIVVPDREAQLKARLEADDASKRMAGAALGLARAFTRRVDASVPARLYVNLDNRAIQALLQGHREGRQPPSHAVALLRSFKAIMAPAGEELPGQPPLVQLFHDFSEAVAALCLPGEGR, from the coding sequence ATGTCCGACAACGCGGAACTCCCGGCTTCGCAGGCCTTCAGCCCCGACAGCATCCCTGCGGCATTGCAGACCACGCAGGTGCATCTGGACGGGCTGTTCGACGTCCTGGCCAAGCACCTGTACTCCACCCCCGTGGTGGCCATACGCGAGCTGATCCAGAACGCGCACGACTCCATCTCGCGCCGGCGGCTGGAAGACCCCGACTTCACCGGCCCGGGCCGCATCGATGTGCTGGCCGACCCGGCCGCGCAGACCATCATCATCCGCGACAACGGCTCCGGGCTGACCGAGCAGGAACTGCACCGCTATCTGGCCACGCTGGGCAATGGCTATACGCGCCAGCTTCGCTCCAGCGACCGCGAGGGCACGGACGCGCTGATCGGCCTGTTCGGCCTGGGCTTTCTCTCGGCCTTCGTGGTGGCCGAGCAGGTGCTGGTCAACACCACCTCCTACCAGACGCCCGGCGAAGGCTGGCGCTACCGTTCCTCGGACGGGCGCCGCTACGCGGTGCAGGCCGTGCAGGCGCGGCCCGTGGGGACGGAAATCCATCTGGCCATGCGCAGCGATTTCAGCCACCTGTGCTCCAGCGGCGTGCTCAAGCGCGTGCTGGGGCGCTACTGCGCCTTGCTGCGCGAGCCGCTGTGGTTCGACGAGGAGTGCGTCAATGCCGAGCCACCGCCCTGGCGTGCCACCGAGGCCGGCGTGGCCGTGCACCCGGCCGTGCTGCAACGCCAGCGCATGGCTTTCGCGGCGCGCATGGAGCAGCATTTCGAGCCCATCTGCGTCATCCCGGTGGAGCCCGAAGGCCTCAGCGATGCGCGCGGCCTGCTGTGGGTGCAGGATGGCGCCACCTATGGCACCAGCGACAACCGCCACCTCAGCGTCTACGTGCGCGGCATGCTGCTGGATGACGAGGCGCGCGACCTGCTGCCCGTGTGGGCGGGCTTCATCGGCGGGGTCATCGAGTCCAACGCCCTCACTCCCACGGCCAGCCGCGAAGACCTGCAGCGCGACGATGCCTACCAGGCGACACGCCAGCATCTGCGCCAGACGCTGATCCAGGGGCTGGCCCATCTGGCCCAGACGCAGGCGCCGGCCTGGGCGCGGCTGCTGACGCGTCACAACGAGGCCCTGCTGGGCGCGGCGCTGTGCGAGGAAGACCTGTTCACCGTGCTGGCCGATGCGGTGCGCCTGCCCACCAGCCAGGGGGATCTGCCCGTGCGCAGCCTGGTGCGCGAGGGGCGCATTCACCTGAGCCTGGGGCAGAGCGGCGGCTTCGAGGACGTGCTGTTCCGCGTGCTGCAGATTCCCGTGGCGCGCGGTGACCGCTATGCGGTGGCCGGCTTCCTGCGCCAATGGGTGCGGGACCGTGGCGTGCTGCTGATCGAGGTCGGAACGGCCGCCGGCAACGCCCGCATGTTCCGCGAGGACGACCTGCCCCCGACCGAGCTGGCGTGGCTGCGCGAGCAACTGGCCTGGGGCGAACTGGTGGTGCCCGTGCGCTTCGGCTCGGGGGAGCTGCCGCTGATCGTCGTGCCCGACCGCGAGGCCCAGCTCAAGGCCCGGCTGGAGGCCGACGACGCCAGCAAGCGCATGGCCGGCGCCGCGCTGGGCCTGGCGCGGGCCTTCACCCGGCGCGTCGACGCCTCTGTGCCCGCGCGCCTGTACGTGAACCTGGACAACCGCGCCATCCAGGCCCTGTTGCAAGGCCATCGCGAGGGGCGTCAGCCGCCCTCGCACGCCGTGGCGCTGCTGCGCAGCTTCAAGGCCATCATGGCGCCCGCGGGCGAGGAGCTGCCGGGCCAGCCGCCGCTGGTGCAGCTGTTCCATGATTTCAGCGAGGCGGTGGCCGCGCTGTGCCTGCCCGGTGAAGGCCGCTGA
- a CDS encoding DUF5682 family protein, with protein sequence MDSALHFFGIRHHGPGCARSLLQALEQLQPDCLLVEGPPEGEALLPMLGHADLRPPVAMLVYVQDSPAHAAFYPYAEFSPEWQALQWAARQGVATRFIDLPQTHRMALDMAEQERRKAEAAASQAREQGDGGEEAEEAEETDAPQGTARQGGAAALDRDDTTPQAVPGAEPGTPQDESPAARPGQDWRDPLDLLAEAAGYPDGESWWNRLVEERGDGATLFEGIAEAMAVVRAELPNEVRGERHARREALREAWMRQCMREAVKAGHQRIAVVCGAWHVPALQAQVTAKADAATLKGLPKAKVQATWAPWTYRNLCSSSGYGAGVDSPGWYEHLWRCSEPAQGGGHAHAQGATARTVGWLARVAHLLRSKDLDCSSAHIIEAARLAESLAALRGHANPGLPELDEAIVTVISMGERAPLRLIERELSVGDRIGGVPADVPQVPLQRDIEQQQKSLRLKPEAAAKVLALDLRKDTDRDRSHFLHRLRLLGIEWGSVTTDQQRNRGTFRESWQLQWEPELAVRIIEASRYGGTLVQAAAAKVRQALTPETPLPELARTIDDALLADLPHLVDALMQDLVDRSASTGDVSQLMQALPPLANVLRYGSVRQTDTQALATVIDSMALRAAIGLPLACMALDEDAARRMQATVLQAHEALRLRDAEAPREAWFGALRSIALGDAGAALLRGAACRLLLDAHRLDSEAVATQLGRNLSLGVPPLDAAAWLDGFLNRQALVLLHDDAIWGAVDAWLAQLGETQFTQILPLVRRSFSAFSNHDRQSLGEKARRGQGSAAVAVAPGSAGGGAGDGAWDEARAVLAIPVLDQLLGLNLPAQLPSSLQEAQP encoded by the coding sequence ATGGACTCTGCCCTGCATTTTTTTGGTATCCGCCACCACGGCCCGGGCTGTGCGCGCAGCCTGCTGCAGGCCCTGGAACAGCTGCAGCCCGACTGCCTGCTGGTCGAAGGCCCGCCCGAGGGCGAAGCCCTGCTGCCCATGCTGGGCCACGCCGACCTGCGTCCGCCCGTGGCCATGCTGGTCTATGTGCAGGACAGTCCTGCCCATGCGGCCTTCTATCCCTATGCCGAGTTCTCGCCCGAATGGCAGGCCCTGCAATGGGCGGCGCGCCAGGGCGTGGCCACGCGCTTCATCGACCTGCCGCAGACGCACCGCATGGCGCTGGACATGGCCGAACAGGAGCGGCGCAAGGCCGAAGCGGCGGCCTCCCAGGCACGCGAGCAGGGTGATGGCGGCGAAGAAGCCGAGGAGGCCGAAGAGACAGACGCCCCGCAAGGCACGGCTCGCCAAGGCGGCGCCGCCGCCCTGGACCGTGACGACACCACGCCGCAGGCCGTGCCGGGCGCCGAGCCTGGTACGCCTCAGGATGAGTCCCCTGCCGCGCGGCCGGGGCAGGACTGGCGCGACCCGTTGGACCTGCTGGCCGAGGCGGCCGGCTACCCCGACGGGGAAAGCTGGTGGAACCGGCTGGTCGAGGAGCGCGGCGACGGCGCCACCCTGTTCGAGGGCATCGCCGAAGCCATGGCCGTGGTGCGTGCCGAACTGCCCAACGAAGTGCGTGGCGAGCGCCATGCCCGACGCGAGGCGCTGCGCGAGGCCTGGATGCGCCAGTGCATGCGCGAGGCCGTCAAGGCCGGCCACCAGCGCATCGCCGTCGTCTGCGGCGCCTGGCACGTGCCCGCGCTGCAGGCCCAGGTCACGGCCAAGGCCGATGCCGCCACGCTCAAGGGACTGCCCAAGGCCAAGGTCCAGGCCACCTGGGCGCCCTGGACCTACCGCAACCTGTGCTCCTCCAGCGGCTACGGCGCGGGCGTGGACTCCCCGGGCTGGTACGAGCACCTGTGGCGCTGCTCCGAGCCCGCCCAAGGCGGCGGGCATGCGCATGCACAGGGCGCCACGGCGCGGACGGTCGGCTGGCTGGCGCGCGTGGCCCATCTGCTGCGCTCCAAGGACCTGGACTGCTCCAGCGCCCACATCATCGAGGCCGCGCGCCTGGCCGAAAGCCTGGCGGCCCTGCGCGGCCATGCCAACCCGGGACTGCCCGAGCTGGACGAGGCCATCGTCACCGTCATCAGCATGGGCGAGCGCGCACCGCTGCGCCTGATCGAGCGCGAACTCAGCGTGGGCGATCGCATCGGCGGCGTGCCCGCCGACGTGCCCCAGGTGCCGCTGCAGCGCGACATCGAGCAGCAGCAGAAAAGCCTGCGCCTCAAGCCCGAGGCGGCCGCCAAGGTCCTGGCCCTGGACCTGCGCAAGGACACGGACCGCGACCGCAGCCACTTCCTGCACCGCCTGCGCCTGCTGGGCATCGAATGGGGCAGCGTCACCACCGACCAGCAACGCAACCGCGGCACCTTCCGCGAAAGCTGGCAGCTGCAGTGGGAGCCCGAACTGGCCGTGCGCATCATCGAGGCCAGCCGCTACGGCGGCACCCTGGTGCAGGCCGCGGCCGCCAAGGTGCGCCAGGCACTGACACCCGAGACCCCGCTGCCCGAGCTGGCCAGGACCATCGACGACGCGCTGCTGGCCGACCTGCCGCACCTGGTCGACGCCCTCATGCAGGACCTGGTCGACCGCTCGGCCAGCACCGGCGACGTCTCCCAGCTCATGCAGGCACTGCCGCCGCTGGCCAACGTGCTGCGCTACGGCAGCGTGCGCCAGACCGACACCCAGGCGCTGGCCACGGTCATCGACAGCATGGCGCTGCGCGCCGCCATCGGCCTGCCCCTGGCCTGCATGGCGCTGGACGAGGACGCCGCCCGGCGCATGCAGGCCACCGTGCTGCAGGCGCACGAGGCCCTGCGCCTGCGCGATGCCGAAGCGCCGCGCGAGGCCTGGTTTGGCGCGCTGCGCAGCATCGCGCTGGGCGATGCGGGCGCGGCCTTGCTGCGCGGCGCCGCCTGTCGCCTGCTGCTCGATGCCCACCGGCTGGACAGCGAGGCCGTGGCCACGCAACTGGGTCGCAATCTCTCGCTGGGCGTGCCACCGCTGGATGCCGCCGCCTGGCTCGATGGCTTTCTCAACCGCCAGGCCCTGGTCCTGCTGCACGACGACGCCATCTGGGGCGCCGTCGATGCCTGGCTGGCCCAGCTGGGCGAGACCCAGTTCACCCAGATCCTGCCGCTGGTGCGCCGCAGCTTCTCTGCCTTCTCCAACCATGACCGCCAGAGCCTGGGCGAAAAGGCCCGGCGCGGCCAGGGCAGCGCCGCCGTGGCGGTCGCGCCGGGATCCGCGGGCGGTGGCGCGGGCGACGGTGCCTGGGACGAGGCCCGCGCCGTGCTCGCCATTCCCGTACTCGATCAGTTGCTGGGCCTGAACCTGCCCGCGCAACTGCCGTCCAGCCTGCAAGAGGCCCAGCCATGA
- a CDS encoding VWA domain-containing protein has product MNTAATVNDASTDDTAAPAPERPPTTRLQRWRLVLGQPAEASCGGVGGAGGALEEMDKALTALYEEDSPLSRRGGRGNSSPGVARWLGDIRKYFPSQVVQVMQHDAMERLNLRELMLQPEMLEHVQPDVHMVADLISLGSVIPQSTKETARMVVRKVVDDLMRRLEEPMRSAVSGALDRSQRNRRPRHAEIDWNRTIRANLRHWQPEYRTIVPETLVGYGRKARRPQREVILCIDQSGSMANSVVYSSIFGAVMASLPAVATRLVVFDTAVVDLTDKLSDPVDVLFGVQLGGGTDINRAVGYCQSLITEPRNAIVVLISDLYEGGVESGLLRRASELVESGVQFITLLALSDEGAPAYDAQLAAKLAALGVPSFACTPDAFPQLMAAAIRRDDVAAWAAGQGFKTSK; this is encoded by the coding sequence ATGAACACCGCCGCCACCGTGAACGACGCATCCACCGACGACACTGCAGCCCCGGCTCCCGAGCGGCCTCCCACCACCCGGTTGCAGCGCTGGCGCCTGGTGCTGGGCCAACCGGCCGAGGCCAGCTGCGGCGGTGTGGGAGGGGCGGGTGGCGCCCTGGAGGAGATGGACAAGGCCCTGACCGCGCTCTACGAGGAGGACAGCCCGCTGTCGCGCCGGGGCGGGCGCGGCAACTCCTCGCCGGGCGTGGCCCGCTGGCTGGGCGACATCCGCAAGTACTTTCCCAGCCAGGTCGTGCAGGTCATGCAGCATGACGCCATGGAGCGCCTGAACCTGCGCGAACTCATGCTCCAGCCCGAGATGCTCGAGCACGTGCAACCCGACGTGCACATGGTCGCCGACCTCATCTCCCTGGGCTCCGTCATCCCGCAAAGCACCAAGGAGACCGCCCGCATGGTCGTGCGCAAGGTCGTGGACGACCTCATGCGCCGCCTGGAGGAGCCCATGCGCAGCGCGGTGTCCGGCGCGCTGGACCGCAGCCAGCGCAACCGCCGCCCGCGCCATGCCGAGATCGACTGGAATCGCACCATCCGCGCCAACCTGCGGCACTGGCAGCCCGAGTACCGCACCATCGTCCCCGAGACCCTGGTCGGCTACGGCCGCAAGGCCCGCCGCCCGCAGCGCGAAGTCATCCTGTGCATAGACCAGAGCGGCTCCATGGCCAACTCCGTCGTCTACTCCAGCATCTTCGGCGCGGTCATGGCCAGCCTGCCGGCCGTCGCGACACGCCTGGTGGTCTTCGACACCGCGGTCGTGGACCTGACCGACAAGCTCTCCGATCCCGTGGACGTGCTGTTCGGCGTGCAACTGGGTGGTGGCACCGACATCAACCGCGCCGTCGGCTACTGCCAGAGCCTGATCACCGAGCCGCGCAACGCCATCGTCGTGCTCATCTCCGACCTCTACGAGGGCGGCGTGGAAAGCGGCCTGCTGCGGCGCGCATCGGAACTGGTGGAGTCGGGCGTGCAATTCATCACGCTGCTGGCACTCAGCGACGAAGGGGCGCCCGCCTATGATGCGCAGCTGGCCGCCAAGCTCGCCGCGCTGGGCGTGCCCTCGTTCGCCTGCACGCCGGACGCCTTTCCGCAGCTCATGGCCGCCGCCATCCGCCGCGACGACGTGGCCGCCTGGGCGGCGGGGCAGGGCTTCAAGACCAGCAAATAG
- a CDS encoding DUF808 domain-containing protein has protein sequence MAGAGLLMLLDDIAAILDDVALMTKVAARKSVAMADDVSVMTKVAAQKTAGVLGDDLALNAQQVTGVRAEREIPVVWAVAKGSLINKAILVPAALLISAFAPWAVTPLLMVGGAFLCFEGCEKLAHKLLHSPEEDATERERLTRANADEKVDLVAMEKDKIKGAVRTDFILSAEIIAITLGTVASAPFGQQVAVLAGIAVIMTVGVYGLVAGIVKLDDLGLWLGQRASAAARALGRGIVAAAPWLMKGLSVAGTAAMFLVGGGILVHGVPALHHAVEGLGEAVAQGALGGLWRVLAVNLLNALAGIVAGAVVLVAVEGIKRLRAR, from the coding sequence ATGGCTGGTGCTGGTTTGCTGATGCTGCTGGACGATATCGCGGCAATTCTCGACGACGTGGCGCTCATGACCAAGGTCGCGGCCCGCAAGAGCGTGGCCATGGCCGACGACGTCTCCGTCATGACCAAGGTGGCCGCGCAGAAGACGGCCGGCGTGCTGGGTGACGACCTGGCGCTCAACGCCCAGCAGGTCACGGGCGTGCGCGCCGAGCGCGAGATCCCCGTGGTCTGGGCCGTGGCCAAGGGCTCGCTCATCAACAAGGCCATCCTGGTGCCGGCCGCGCTGCTCATCAGCGCCTTCGCGCCCTGGGCCGTCACGCCGCTGCTCATGGTGGGCGGTGCCTTCCTGTGCTTTGAAGGCTGCGAGAAGCTGGCCCACAAACTCCTGCACTCCCCCGAGGAAGATGCCACCGAGCGCGAGCGGCTCACGCGCGCCAACGCGGACGAGAAGGTGGATCTCGTGGCCATGGAAAAGGACAAGATCAAGGGCGCCGTGCGCACCGACTTCATCCTCTCGGCCGAGATCATCGCCATCACGCTGGGTACCGTGGCCTCGGCCCCCTTCGGGCAGCAGGTCGCCGTGCTCGCGGGAATCGCCGTGATCATGACCGTGGGCGTCTATGGCCTGGTGGCCGGCATCGTCAAGCTTGACGACCTGGGCCTGTGGCTGGGCCAGCGCGCCAGCGCGGCGGCCCGCGCACTGGGACGCGGCATCGTCGCCGCCGCGCCCTGGCTCATGAAAGGCCTGTCCGTGGCGGGCACTGCGGCCATGTTCCTCGTGGGTGGCGGCATCCTCGTGCACGGCGTGCCTGCACTGCACCATGCCGTGGAAGGCCTGGGCGAGGCCGTGGCCCAGGGCGCGCTGGGCGGCCTGTGGCGCGTGCTGGCCGTCAACCTGCTCAATGCGCTGGCCGGCATCGTGGCCGGTGCCGTCGTGCTGGTGGCGGTCGAAGGCATCAAGCGCCTGCGCGCGCGCTGA